A stretch of the Deltaproteobacteria bacterium genome encodes the following:
- a CDS encoding pyridoxal phosphate-dependent aminotransferase family protein — MGGKDVFAKTRAFQLLLNPFKETGYFPYYLPLDSNEGTVAYFQGEKVFMLGSNNYLGLTSHPKVREASIEAIRKYGTSLTGSRFLNGSIKMHEEFEGELAEFVGKEAALVFATGYQTNIGIISAIANAKTVVISDKKNHASIRDGTKISDGREVLFKHNDILDLKLALRGLEEDEGAFVAVDGIFSMEGDIINLSDVVKVTKEYEGRVLVDDAHALGVLGKGGRGTASHFGLTNEVDIMMATFSKSFASIGGFVASDSDVIDYIRIFGRSIIFSASLNPANIASARCCLNILKQEPERVARLKDNGNYLRNGLKNLGFNATDGETPIIPIVVGNDFVCVMVWKALLDAGVYVNPVLYPAVGKNTATLRVSVTATHTFKQLDEVLEIFQKVGGQYGLLNQSQKASKAF, encoded by the coding sequence ATGGGCGGAAAAGATGTATTTGCCAAAACTAGGGCCTTTCAACTGCTCTTGAACCCCTTCAAAGAAACAGGTTATTTCCCCTATTATTTACCGCTCGATTCCAACGAAGGAACCGTCGCCTACTTTCAAGGAGAAAAGGTCTTCATGCTCGGTAGTAACAACTACCTAGGGCTTACCTCTCATCCTAAGGTCCGTGAAGCCTCGATCGAAGCCATTCGAAAATACGGCACTAGCCTTACCGGTTCTCGTTTTCTCAATGGCTCCATCAAAATGCACGAAGAATTTGAAGGTGAACTCGCCGAGTTTGTCGGCAAAGAAGCAGCCCTTGTGTTTGCCACAGGATACCAAACCAATATTGGTATTATTTCAGCCATTGCCAATGCTAAGACCGTCGTTATTTCTGATAAAAAAAATCACGCCAGCATTCGTGATGGCACTAAGATTTCGGATGGCCGAGAGGTTTTATTTAAACACAATGACATTTTAGATCTCAAACTTGCCTTACGCGGCCTTGAAGAAGACGAGGGAGCCTTCGTAGCTGTAGATGGTATTTTTAGCATGGAGGGAGACATTATTAATCTGTCCGATGTGGTTAAGGTTACCAAAGAATACGAAGGGCGAGTTTTGGTTGACGATGCCCATGCCTTAGGTGTCTTGGGTAAAGGCGGCCGAGGAACTGCTAGCCATTTTGGTTTAACCAACGAGGTCGACATTATGATGGCCACGTTCAGTAAGAGCTTTGCTTCCATTGGTGGATTTGTGGCTAGTGATTCGGATGTAATCGATTATATTCGCATCTTTGGAAGATCGATCATCTTTAGCGCCTCGCTGAATCCGGCTAATATCGCCAGCGCGCGCTGTTGTCTAAATATCCTCAAGCAAGAACCCGAACGCGTCGCCCGTTTAAAAGACAACGGAAATTATCTCCGTAACGGTCTCAAAAATCTCGGGTTTAATGCCACCGATGGAGAAACGCCTATTATCCCCATTGTGGTAGGGAATGATTTTGTCTGTGTCATGGTTTGGAAAGCACTGCTTGATGCAGGTGTTTATGTGAACCCTGTATTATATCCCGCCGTGGGGAAAAATACTGCCACCTTGCGGGTAAGTGTAACCGCAACCCATACCTTTAAGCAATTAGATGAAGTGCTTGAAATTTTTCAAAAGGTGGGGGGACAATACGGCTTACTCAATCAATCCCAAAAAGCATCCAAGGCTTTCTAA
- a CDS encoding dATP pyrophosphohydrolase, which translates to MSKIQIVEVDSQRELKKFARLPFQLHAHIPNYIPPLFQERWGLLHRKKNPFYQHASVRHFLAYQNNKPVGGISAHHDPTHKKFKDMGYGCFGFFESIENPEIAQALVETAANFLKTKDCKVMVGPLNFTTNDETGLLIEGFEHPMMVGMPYNPAYYPTLLGGQGFTKLKDLYAWYYNTQVIPEPALQIAEAVSQYPGLTIRHLDKKHFYRDIQIIREVFNSAWSNNWGFVPITEAQAKKAAHDFKQILDERFVLIAEVKGDPAAFCLVLPNIYEITHDLKGKLWPFGWIKLLYRLKTHAFKTMRMALLGVKKEYRGSVLGGLSVLLYVKSNQRALALNYKYGELSWTLEDNEKINQGIEFMGGRIYKKYRVYQRQI; encoded by the coding sequence ATGTCAAAGATACAAATTGTTGAAGTCGATTCTCAGCGTGAATTAAAAAAATTTGCTCGGTTGCCCTTCCAACTTCACGCCCATATTCCCAATTATATCCCACCTCTTTTTCAAGAAAGATGGGGTTTGTTACATCGCAAAAAAAATCCATTTTATCAACACGCTTCCGTTCGCCATTTTCTGGCTTATCAAAATAATAAACCCGTCGGTGGAATCTCGGCTCATCATGACCCTACTCATAAAAAATTTAAAGACATGGGCTATGGTTGTTTTGGATTTTTTGAATCGATTGAGAATCCTGAAATTGCACAAGCTTTAGTAGAAACCGCGGCTAATTTTCTTAAAACAAAAGATTGTAAGGTTATGGTGGGACCGCTTAACTTCACCACCAACGACGAAACAGGATTGCTCATCGAAGGTTTTGAGCACCCCATGATGGTGGGCATGCCCTATAACCCCGCCTATTATCCCACCTTATTAGGGGGACAAGGTTTTACCAAACTCAAAGATCTCTACGCCTGGTATTACAATACCCAAGTCATTCCTGAACCCGCTCTACAAATCGCGGAGGCGGTTTCGCAATACCCTGGTTTAACCATCCGCCATCTCGACAAAAAACATTTTTACCGCGACATTCAAATTATTCGCGAAGTCTTTAACAGCGCTTGGAGCAATAATTGGGGCTTTGTGCCTATCACTGAGGCCCAAGCTAAAAAGGCAGCTCATGATTTTAAACAAATCCTTGATGAACGTTTTGTTCTTATTGCGGAGGTCAAGGGCGACCCTGCTGCTTTTTGTTTGGTGTTGCCTAATATCTACGAAATCACCCATGACCTTAAAGGTAAATTATGGCCTTTTGGGTGGATCAAGCTTTTATACCGATTGAAGACTCACGCTTTCAAAACAATGCGAATGGCCCTGTTAGGGGTAAAAAAAGAATATCGCGGCAGTGTGTTGGGGGGATTAAGCGTTTTATTATATGTAAAGTCTAATCAACGAGCGCTGGCTCTCAATTACAAGTATGGAGAACTCTCTTGGACCCTAGAAGACAATGAAAAAATTAACCAAGGCATCGAATTTATGGGTGGAAGAATCTACAAAAAATATCGCGTTTATCAGAGACAAATATGA
- a CDS encoding inositol phosphorylceramide synthase: MAISFRPGWALSVSLLYLVALYFIAGIHWVNLLFVGAVLLLYFLHAQTRLFLLLGFPYVIHSILYDSVRFFPKNWFGPLHIQDVYNWDLNWFGVTWAGKKILLCDFLNLWAGPVFDTLAGMVYFFHEPGLLILCLIFFFCKRYDLFHRVGVCFLLMNLMAILTHVFFPVAPPWYVDQHGFNLPAMQVLGDAAGLSRFDTLLGLKFYQDLYKYNPIVFGAIPSMHAGVTLLTVIFAYRYKRIWLWPSLVYFLIMIWAAVYLRHHYVVDILIGMIYCGVAVWIGERLARRPWRAMALLNAGEPFYQLHR, translated from the coding sequence ATGGCCATTAGTTTTCGGCCAGGGTGGGCCTTAAGTGTAAGCCTGCTTTATTTGGTAGCCCTTTATTTTATTGCAGGCATTCATTGGGTCAATCTCTTGTTTGTAGGGGCCGTTTTATTGCTCTATTTTCTTCATGCCCAAACCAGGCTTTTTTTATTGTTGGGGTTTCCTTACGTTATCCATTCTATTCTTTATGATTCGGTCCGGTTTTTCCCAAAAAATTGGTTTGGGCCGCTTCATATTCAAGATGTTTATAACTGGGACTTAAATTGGTTTGGTGTCACTTGGGCTGGTAAAAAAATATTGCTCTGCGATTTTTTAAATCTTTGGGCTGGGCCCGTGTTCGATACCTTAGCGGGAATGGTGTATTTTTTTCATGAACCTGGCTTATTGATTTTGTGCCTCATTTTTTTCTTTTGCAAACGTTATGATCTTTTTCATCGGGTGGGAGTTTGTTTTCTTTTGATGAATCTCATGGCGATACTAACCCATGTCTTTTTTCCCGTGGCGCCCCCTTGGTATGTGGATCAGCATGGTTTTAACCTACCGGCCATGCAGGTTTTAGGCGATGCAGCGGGCTTAAGCCGATTTGATACCTTGTTAGGGCTCAAATTTTATCAAGATCTTTATAAGTATAACCCGATTGTATTTGGGGCCATCCCTTCCATGCATGCCGGGGTAACTCTGTTGACCGTTATTTTTGCCTATCGTTATAAACGCATTTGGTTGTGGCCTAGTTTGGTGTATTTTTTAATCATGATTTGGGCCGCGGTTTACTTAAGGCATCATTATGTGGTCGATATCTTGATTGGCATGATTTATTGCGGGGTGGCTGTATGGATAGGGGAAAGGCTGGCCAGGCGGCCGTGGCGAGCCATGGCACTGCTCAATGCGGGTGAGCCATTCTATCAATTACATCGCTAA
- a CDS encoding polysaccharide deacetylase family protein, whose protein sequence is MAMNFQWPFISVVIPAFNEERHIENCIRSTQNQDYPGVYEIIVVDNASTDQTQVKAANLGVKVVHEPKRGLCAARQAGLEASQGEIIAYIDADSLAPSNWLKDIAIKFQEDPKIVGISGFYRFFGIKKWRHRCFFWIFFHILEPLLFLFLACLRQSAFRGANFAVKKAAVYQVGGFDTSILFYGEDLNIADRLQRVGKIKQIHSIVSSSGRRYNQNGIVLPMLIYTFNYIWMFFFKEPFTKGVDDLSEQHQEKIIPLNPLRWHKRLAFALLVIGLFFYGAFHPTNFLFGKVIHSGPTDQRLVALTFDDGPSLSATPAVLKILKENQIKATFFLIGANAERHPEIAKQILADGHLIANHTYEHQRLKALGWNQFLEDAKKNNEILFGLLGVRPKYFRPPGGFRTPWMLYQLKNHGFIPVMWNDMTSDYRIKVDSNAIVSDLIGDLSAGAIIVLHDGLNLELDPNRQNTLQALPILIHEIKKRGFQFVTLDKFVPAPAYFK, encoded by the coding sequence ATGGCAATGAATTTCCAATGGCCCTTTATTTCTGTGGTAATTCCTGCTTTTAACGAAGAACGCCATATTGAAAATTGCATTCGCTCTACTCAAAACCAAGATTATCCAGGTGTTTATGAAATCATCGTGGTGGATAATGCCTCCACCGATCAAACTCAAGTCAAAGCCGCTAATTTGGGAGTTAAAGTTGTTCATGAGCCCAAACGTGGCCTCTGTGCAGCCCGTCAAGCTGGGCTAGAAGCAAGCCAGGGCGAAATCATTGCCTATATCGATGCTGACTCTTTGGCTCCCTCTAATTGGTTAAAAGATATTGCGATTAAATTTCAAGAAGATCCTAAAATTGTAGGCATCTCTGGGTTTTACCGATTTTTTGGGATTAAAAAGTGGCGGCATCGTTGTTTCTTTTGGATTTTCTTTCATATCTTAGAACCCCTGCTTTTTCTTTTTCTAGCCTGTTTACGCCAATCCGCTTTTCGAGGCGCTAATTTTGCGGTTAAAAAAGCGGCGGTGTATCAAGTCGGTGGGTTTGACACTTCAATTCTTTTTTATGGGGAAGATTTAAATATTGCGGATCGTCTCCAAAGGGTTGGCAAAATCAAACAAATACATTCCATTGTTTCTTCGAGTGGCAGACGTTACAACCAAAACGGTATTGTTCTGCCCATGCTCATCTACACCTTTAATTATATTTGGATGTTCTTTTTTAAAGAACCTTTTACCAAGGGTGTGGATGACTTATCTGAACAACATCAAGAAAAAATAATTCCGCTTAATCCCTTGCGATGGCATAAACGTTTAGCTTTTGCCCTCTTAGTTATAGGGCTTTTTTTCTATGGTGCCTTTCACCCCACCAATTTTTTATTTGGAAAAGTTATTCACTCAGGCCCCACGGATCAAAGGCTCGTTGCCTTAACCTTCGATGATGGCCCAAGCCTATCTGCAACTCCTGCAGTATTAAAAATCTTAAAAGAAAATCAAATCAAGGCTACCTTTTTTCTAATTGGAGCCAATGCCGAAAGACATCCTGAAATTGCTAAACAAATTTTAGCCGACGGGCATCTTATTGCCAATCATACCTATGAACATCAAAGGTTAAAGGCCTTAGGTTGGAATCAATTTTTAGAGGATGCAAAAAAAAATAACGAGATTTTATTTGGCTTACTAGGGGTTCGCCCCAAATACTTTAGGCCACCAGGGGGGTTTAGGACGCCTTGGATGTTATATCAACTGAAAAACCACGGTTTTATCCCTGTTATGTGGAATGACATGACAAGCGACTATCGAATCAAGGTTGATTCTAACGCGATTGTTTCTGACCTTATCGGTGACTTATCGGCGGGTGCTATTATTGTTTTACACGACGGTTTAAACCTTGAACTCGATCCCAACCGACAAAATACCTTACAGGCCCTGCCTATTTTGATTCATGAAATCAAAAAAAGAGGATTTCAGTTCGTCACCTTAGACAAATTTGTCCCGGCACCTGCCTATTTTAAGTAA
- a CDS encoding MMPL family transporter: MYAKYIRILIARLILRPWTVLAVLFFFTLLCFYFSAKLKSRGDLMALLPDHFESVVNLKKTDEHFGGISHLFAVIYAEDVVDAQAFVDTMSQEVAKLPSVSYVISKKPVEYFKDRIPLYLELEDLREIEHRVTRSLVNSRKGGSVVFSNLLDFTDPEDSASLDLSDIEAKYRRKVERLLGKKPSESPAQDSSEKTSKLLEDKPKVNPQNEGYYYSPEDKLFVVWIKSTTSFLNLDASEKLVKEVQHTMDGINHQQFGERIKFDFTGDYKTLLDQNKYLKSQVIKVSVIVFLLLTLVLTLFYGDLASSFLIGIPLAAACLWAGGATYLLFGHINLVTGFTGAILLGLGSDYGIFLLSRYKFERASGKSIQKALETTFALTGRATLSSCLINLAGFLALVGSEFRGFFEFGVVGFIGMASSFVAMLVVMPCLFIIAERFNLMSWGKIKLGNIKWFGNFSWLAKTVRFPKTCLLLGLAFLIYSGVVLPKMLTIHFDSGDIENREITSSKLEEKVLKIIDQPLRPPVVLAASLEQEQLIVSTLKKKMKETKESHLLNDIISLDKFVPEQQAEKKVVVASTAKKFKQLKIPMRDQDRDFLTNLEKIQDIPLITRENLPNSVRKFFLPIKEGLGVYSAIYLFPGVGLGNERGLKEFTRALGGIELENKTQISASGDSFIASDILFLVEKEGPRAMVLIFILLAFVLVLDFNSLRGIVLVFFPMIAVLPLLAGLMKLVGLNLNILNVCMIPIIFATGVDSFIHYFHHYEEGARSMEEVSNSILPPIFMANFTSLLGFGGFALASHSSLQSVGWLAILGITMIFVVVSLIFPAWIKLVDGGRHGH; encoded by the coding sequence ATGTACGCAAAATATATTAGGATTTTGATTGCTAGGCTCATTTTACGCCCCTGGACTGTTTTGGCTGTCCTCTTCTTTTTTACTCTCCTTTGTTTTTATTTCTCTGCAAAATTAAAAAGTCGGGGTGATTTAATGGCCCTGTTGCCCGACCATTTTGAGAGTGTCGTTAATTTAAAAAAAACCGACGAACATTTTGGTGGGATTAGCCATTTATTTGCGGTTATTTATGCTGAAGACGTGGTTGATGCACAAGCCTTTGTTGATACCATGAGCCAAGAGGTGGCCAAGTTGCCATCGGTGAGTTATGTCATTTCTAAAAAACCCGTAGAATATTTTAAAGATCGGATCCCACTTTATTTAGAATTAGAAGATCTTCGAGAAATTGAGCACCGGGTAACCCGGTCTTTGGTGAATTCTCGCAAAGGTGGATCCGTGGTGTTTTCTAATCTGCTCGATTTTACCGATCCCGAAGATTCGGCAAGTCTTGATTTGTCAGACATTGAAGCAAAATACCGCCGCAAAGTAGAAAGATTGTTGGGAAAGAAACCGTCTGAATCTCCCGCTCAAGATTCATCTGAAAAAACTTCAAAGTTGCTTGAAGACAAACCCAAGGTTAACCCCCAAAATGAAGGTTATTATTATAGCCCCGAAGATAAGCTCTTTGTCGTTTGGATTAAATCCACCACTTCCTTTTTGAACTTAGATGCCAGTGAAAAATTAGTGAAAGAAGTGCAGCATACCATGGATGGTATCAATCATCAGCAGTTTGGGGAGCGGATTAAATTTGATTTTACAGGGGACTACAAAACTTTACTTGATCAAAACAAATATCTCAAAAGCCAAGTGATCAAGGTATCGGTTATTGTCTTTTTATTACTGACCTTGGTGTTAACCCTTTTCTATGGCGATTTGGCTTCTTCATTTTTGATTGGCATCCCTTTGGCGGCGGCTTGTTTGTGGGCCGGTGGGGCAACGTATCTCCTCTTTGGTCATATTAATTTGGTCACCGGCTTTACGGGCGCCATCCTCCTGGGATTGGGGAGTGATTATGGAATATTTTTATTGAGTCGCTACAAATTCGAACGTGCTTCAGGGAAATCCATCCAAAAAGCTTTAGAAACAACTTTCGCCTTAACGGGGCGGGCAACCTTAAGTTCTTGCTTGATTAATTTAGCTGGTTTCTTGGCGTTGGTGGGTTCGGAGTTTCGTGGGTTTTTTGAATTTGGTGTGGTGGGTTTTATTGGCATGGCCTCTAGTTTTGTAGCGATGTTAGTGGTGATGCCTTGTCTTTTTATCATTGCTGAACGCTTTAATCTTATGAGTTGGGGTAAGATTAAATTAGGTAACATTAAATGGTTTGGTAACTTTAGTTGGTTGGCGAAGACCGTGCGTTTTCCAAAGACTTGTCTTTTGTTGGGGTTGGCCTTTCTTATTTACTCCGGCGTTGTGTTGCCCAAAATGTTAACCATTCATTTTGATAGTGGTGATATTGAAAACCGCGAAATCACCAGTAGTAAATTAGAAGAAAAGGTTTTGAAGATTATCGATCAACCGTTGCGTCCACCGGTGGTGTTAGCAGCTAGCCTTGAGCAAGAACAACTTATTGTAAGCACTTTGAAAAAGAAGATGAAAGAAACCAAAGAAAGCCATCTGCTCAACGATATTATTTCTTTAGATAAATTTGTCCCTGAACAGCAGGCTGAAAAAAAGGTCGTGGTTGCTTCTACCGCTAAAAAATTTAAACAGTTAAAAATTCCCATGCGGGATCAAGACCGCGATTTTTTAACTAATCTAGAAAAGATTCAAGACATTCCTCTTATCACTCGAGAAAATTTGCCCAATTCGGTTCGAAAGTTTTTTCTTCCTATTAAAGAAGGGCTGGGGGTTTATTCAGCAATTTATCTTTTCCCTGGCGTTGGGTTGGGTAATGAGCGGGGTTTGAAGGAATTTACTCGTGCTTTGGGTGGGATCGAACTCGAAAATAAAACCCAAATTTCCGCCAGTGGGGATAGCTTTATTGCCTCCGATATTTTGTTTTTAGTTGAAAAAGAGGGGCCCCGGGCCATGGTGCTTATTTTCATTCTTTTGGCTTTTGTATTGGTTTTAGATTTCAATTCATTGCGAGGCATTGTGCTGGTGTTTTTCCCCATGATTGCGGTGTTACCGCTCTTGGCTGGGCTCATGAAATTGGTAGGTTTGAATTTAAATATTTTAAATGTTTGTATGATCCCCATTATTTTTGCCACGGGCGTCGATAGCTTTATCCATTATTTTCACCATTACGAAGAAGGTGCCAGATCAATGGAAGAAGTTTCTAATTCTATTTTACCCCCTATCTTCATGGCCAATTTTACTTCGCTGCTAGGTTTTGGTGGGTTTGCCTTAGCCAGTCATTCTTCACTGCAATCGGTGGGATGGTTGGCAATCCTCGGTATCACCATGATTTTTGTGGTGGTAAGCTTAATTTTCCCCGCCTGGATCAAGCTCGTTGATGGTGGTCGGCATGGCCATTAG